The Eublepharis macularius isolate TG4126 chromosome 11, MPM_Emac_v1.0, whole genome shotgun sequence genome includes a region encoding these proteins:
- the ACKR4 gene encoding atypical chemokine receptor 4, with product MEFLTAAPATKISSDFSMESYINSSVDYSYNDEEWNDTLEYALYEEMCVKEEVRHFRKSFLPAFYSIVFLAGLAGNSLVVAIYAYLKKLKSRTDVYIMNLAIADLLLLFTLPFWAANAGHGWVLGIALCKITSAMYTLTFSARMQFLACISIDRYNAIIKPQNQQRDTKKCSKTCSVVWIAAMLLCIPELIFNTVKELHDRSECLPIFPKSLGVTLKATIQILEITLCFVLPFLVMVICYSAIARALIKSPSVKKSHPLKVLAAVVSAFILTQLPYNIVKLWRAIDIIFHLITDCNVSKAIDVAFQVTKSIALFHSCLNPILYFFMGASFKMYMVKIAKKYGYWRRQQTATEEIPMGYEEDSAEQTSSFTI from the coding sequence ATTTCTCGATGGAGTCCTATATAAATTCTTCAGTAGATTATTCTTACAATGATGAGGAATGGAATGATACTTTAGAATATGCTTTGTATGAAGAGATGTGTGTCAAAGAAGAAGTCAGACATTTCAGGAAATCATTCCTCCCTGCATTTTATTCCATTGTTTTCCTTGCTGGACTTGCTGGAAATTCTTTAGTGGTTGCGATATATGCCTACTTGAAGAAGTTAAAGAGCCGGACAGATGTGTACATAATGAATTTGGCCATTGCCGATTTGCTACTGCTTTTCACTCTCCCATTTTGGGCAGCAAATGCTGGGCACGGATGGGTGCTTGGTATCGCTTTGTGCAAAATCACCTCTGCTATGTACACCTTGACCTTCAGCGCTCGGATGCAGTTTCTGGCCTGCATCAGCATTGACAGATATAATGCCATCATCAAACCCCAGAATCAACAAAGAGATACAAAGAAATGCAGCAAAACTTGCTCCGTTGTCTGGATAGCTGCCATGTTGCTATGCATTCCTGAACTGATTTTTAACACAGTTAAAGAGCTACACGACAGATCTGAATGTCTTCCTATATTTCCCAAGAGCCTTGGGGTAACGCTTAAAGCAACCATCCAAATCTTGGAAATTACTCTGTGTTTTGTATTGCCTTTCCTCGTCATGGTGATCTGCTACTCGGCTATTGCCAGAGCTCTCATTAAGAGTCCCAGCGTTAAGAAATCCCATCCCCTGAAAGTTCTTGCAGCAGTCGTCTCTGCCTTTATCCTCACCCAATTGCCCTACAACATTGTCAAGCTTTGGAGAGCCATAGATATTATCTTCCACCTGATTACAGACTGCAACGTAAGCAAAGCCATCGATGTTGCCTTCCAGGTCACAAAGAGTATTGCCTTGTTTCACAGCTGCTTAAACCCCATCCTGTATTTTTTTATGGGAGcctcttttaaaatgtatatggTGAAAATAGCAAAAAAATATGGCTACTGGAGAAGACAACAAACAGCAACTGAAGAGATTCCCATGGGGTACGAGGAGGACTCTGCAGAACAAACAAGCAGCTTCACTATTTAG